A region of Polyangiaceae bacterium DNA encodes the following proteins:
- a CDS encoding TonB-dependent receptor plug domain-containing protein — protein MPKKNEYSPGVSTPSEAPVQQTVGSTGHAIDVVVQGRSSDGRRLRDSADAVKVVDTHYAKQQARDLGDVLSGVEGVVVRRTGGLGSFTRISLNGLYDNQIRFFFDGIPLDIAGSPFGISSVPVNLVGRIEIYRGVLPVRFGADALGGGVNLVPTRLDDSNAYISYQRGSFGTHRATASARYHHRPSGFFVSGTGLFDISRNDYGIDVMVADKTGRKRDAHVRRFHDEYRSYGGSVVLGVADKPWAKRLSLQLFGLNFDKQIQHDVLMARPIGEAKYGASSLGATLRWEHDFSRRVSTEVVASFGRQTIRFLDTSKWTYDWFGNRVAERSVGGELDSQPHDATIWQNSMFGRALVEWRARPDHTLRIASTARMTSRTGTEKATRGQDGIDLLAGVRDIGTLVSGLEYELNAFDMRPPDAREGRPHRPADDDRLQNIFTLKHYFYDANAKDVKTGFGLESLDTSGWRFGVGDGLRFRLNKKVALKASYELATRIPNIEEFFGDSLYIQPNLSLKPEFSHNGNAGVLVETRRTRAGNFTLEADGFLREVTDLIVPFADANGVQYANVGGARIVGVETAVKWISPGNWLIVDGNATWQDARNRSGEFGGERIPNRPWLFANWSARFQWRKVLTSDDGVAPYYAGRFVHEFFRTWENIGDPDFKAVIPTQISHTLGITYWNNTPSRTSVTLEVDNVTDARLYDFFGVQKPGRAFSVKVTGEL, from the coding sequence GTGCCCAAAAAAAATGAATATTCGCCGGGGGTCTCGACACCAAGCGAGGCACCTGTGCAGCAGACGGTGGGCTCGACTGGCCACGCGATCGACGTGGTCGTGCAAGGGCGTTCGTCCGATGGACGTCGACTTCGCGATTCGGCGGACGCTGTGAAGGTGGTCGATACGCATTACGCGAAACAACAAGCGCGTGACTTGGGAGATGTATTGTCGGGGGTCGAGGGCGTCGTGGTCCGTCGCACGGGAGGCCTCGGCTCGTTCACTCGAATATCGCTCAACGGTCTTTACGACAATCAAATACGATTCTTTTTCGATGGCATTCCGCTCGATATCGCTGGCTCTCCGTTCGGCATATCCAGCGTTCCCGTGAATCTCGTGGGTCGCATCGAGATTTACCGCGGCGTATTGCCCGTTCGTTTTGGCGCGGATGCTTTGGGTGGCGGCGTGAATCTCGTACCCACGAGGCTCGACGATTCGAATGCGTACATTTCGTATCAGCGCGGATCTTTTGGAACGCATCGTGCAACGGCTTCTGCCCGGTATCATCACCGTCCGAGCGGCTTTTTCGTCAGCGGGACAGGCCTATTCGACATATCGCGGAACGATTATGGAATCGATGTCATGGTTGCCGATAAAACGGGGCGCAAGCGGGATGCACACGTGCGGCGATTTCACGATGAATATCGGTCCTACGGAGGCTCGGTCGTTCTTGGTGTCGCGGACAAACCTTGGGCAAAACGACTGTCGCTTCAGCTTTTTGGGCTCAACTTCGACAAACAGATTCAGCACGATGTGCTCATGGCACGGCCGATCGGCGAAGCCAAGTATGGGGCGTCGTCGCTCGGGGCGACCCTGCGATGGGAGCATGATTTCTCGCGTCGAGTATCGACGGAGGTCGTAGCGAGCTTCGGGCGGCAGACGATCCGTTTCCTCGACACGTCCAAGTGGACCTACGATTGGTTTGGCAATCGCGTAGCCGAGCGGAGCGTCGGCGGCGAGCTCGATTCTCAACCGCATGACGCCACGATTTGGCAAAACAGCATGTTTGGCCGAGCGCTCGTCGAATGGCGCGCTCGTCCCGACCACACGCTGCGGATCGCCAGCACCGCTCGAATGACCAGTCGAACGGGCACGGAAAAAGCCACCAGAGGACAAGACGGAATCGACCTGCTCGCGGGCGTTCGCGACATTGGGACCTTGGTGAGCGGCCTCGAATACGAGCTCAATGCATTCGATATGCGGCCACCGGACGCTCGAGAAGGCAGGCCTCATCGTCCGGCCGACGATGATCGACTCCAAAATATTTTCACATTGAAGCACTATTTTTACGACGCCAATGCGAAAGACGTGAAAACTGGTTTCGGCTTGGAGTCGCTCGACACGTCCGGTTGGCGCTTCGGTGTGGGCGATGGCTTGCGTTTCCGATTGAACAAGAAGGTGGCGCTCAAAGCGTCTTACGAGCTCGCCACGCGGATTCCCAACATCGAAGAGTTTTTCGGAGATTCACTCTACATTCAACCGAACCTAAGTTTGAAACCCGAATTCAGTCACAACGGCAATGCAGGCGTGCTCGTCGAAACCCGGCGAACGCGGGCGGGTAACTTTACCCTCGAAGCCGACGGATTTTTGCGTGAAGTGACGGACCTCATCGTGCCGTTTGCCGACGCCAACGGCGTACAATACGCCAACGTGGGCGGTGCACGCATCGTGGGGGTCGAAACGGCGGTGAAGTGGATTTCGCCAGGAAACTGGCTCATCGTCGATGGCAATGCGACGTGGCAGGATGCTCGTAATCGTTCGGGAGAGTTCGGCGGGGAACGAATTCCGAACCGTCCCTGGCTGTTTGCAAATTGGTCCGCTCGCTTTCAATGGCGCAAAGTACTCACGAGCGACGATGGGGTTGCTCCCTATTATGCCGGCCGGTTCGTACACGAATTCTTCCGCACGTGGGAAAACATTGGCGACCCCGATTTCAAAGCCGTCATTCCTACGCAAATATCCCATACGCTCGGCATCACGTATTGGAACAATACGCCTTCCCGCACGAGCGTCACGTTGGAAGTCGACAACGTGACCGATGCACGATTGTACGACTTCTTCGGTGTGCAGAAACCTGGTCGAGCCTTCTCCGTCAAAGTGACGGGCGAACTGTGA
- a CDS encoding AAA family ATPase yields MENVLTEYSLGERVHQSGRTIVYRAVRLSDKAACILKIPQNEHPPPWELERLEREYETLASLHIDGVIRPYALARFRSRLALVMEDFGGVSLKQLYAAQRPTIEEVLDIGSRVARTLGQVHQQRVIHKDINPANIVRNPRTGQVKIIDFGIARTPLRDATLSRRSGVFEGTLLYMSPEQTGRMNQALDYRGDLYSLGVTLYELLAGSTPFRFDDTLALMHAHIALEPMPLHERRPDVPKALSDVIHKLLAKTPDKRHQSGRGVALDLEAIRAELGGAGTFEGFFAGKHDISSQFQLPQKLYGREAAATQLRTVFERVAAGTTEIVLISGYSGIGKTSLVSETCAPLVSARGYFATGRFEQLRRNIPYASLIDAFQEIIRQILAENQNELDRWRDKLTAALGNNAPVIAELIPNLELVVGKQPPAVTLAPTEALNRFHFAFQNFVRAFAAREHPLVLYLDDLQWADLASLNLMQKLLANPEVRHLCVIGAYRDNEISTAHPLMDMLEAVRSTGTPLTSISLTPLSVPHIVQLIDDALHCGTERAAPLATLLFQKTEGNPFFLGQLLSTLVNDRLIEFDADSGAYRWEVENIRAFGLTRDIVELMVGKIQKLAPRAQKALELAACIGNRFDIRPLSVILRCPPTEAATALQQAIDEGLLVPFDRTLSPLTQTTDDLADTFTGSAFRFLHDRVRHAAYSLLPEKDRADVHLELARFFLSSSPEPTLDEHIFDIVNQYMLGIGGISSREERYRVARLALRASRKAKSAAAFEPALRYSMTSVQILPENAFDKDHSLAIEIYTDGAETEYLNAHMEAAQQLADVAMTHSRTTLEKVNVLEMRMLFNLSRNKFEDVIRDGLDALELLGVQLPGSPTREDFDAALERNRAVLGNRPVADLALLPETKAESDLAIQRILVLLAAPAKTANPILFLLVACEHLHQCVLRGNSRFAPIAYATYGVLHAGVLADANAALAWGELAATVLERLNARQSKSNVYLLLAVLIKPWKVHVRDTLLLLREGLAAGIDTAELQFAGHCASNSCTSPLIASLPLDDVLKKQTQHVEFLTRLKHDMLRLFASIPQQTVLNLSVSYDDPSKLSGSAFDEDISTPALVQAKNFSSLCVLYTCKSMLAYMFGQYAQAVTFAEQAEANRHGLMGHPMLILQNEFQSLSLLAHARNLPEAERAAALSKVARNQAEMAGWARNAPMNFLHKWQLVEAEGARTAGRPAEAMELYESAIRNAAQANYLYDEALACERTSEACRSWGWTRASEAYLVDAHYAYLRWGATAKVASLERQYPEKLGSRALLRDLGKTETSSSQTPTGTNEVLELTSVMKASQAISSEIVLDRLVQSLLKIMLENAGARRGFFLLMRDGRLVIEAECAPDQPEKLIGGMTLAENESRMSAAIVNYVARTGETIVLSNATVSGHFTRDPYVMNVAPKSILCAPIANQGQITGVIYLENNLTEGAFTADRLEVLRLLSGQAALSIHNAKLYATLEQKVEERTRELREKNEELRATQKELVTKEKLASLGSLTAGIAHELKNPLNFVNNFAGLSVQLVDELSGEFEQQRGVIDDEALETITEAFDLLKQNVEKIENHGKRANRIISSMLQHSRNTVGERGPTDMNAVVAENVAYSVQGAQNRDPSFKLDVITSYDPNVGLVDAVAGDVGRVVLSIVENACYAVAQKKRALGNDYQPELRVSTTGEADHVEIRLRDNGTGIRPDAVDKIFMPFFTTKPPGEGTGLGLSLSHDIIVEGHRGSLSLDTRTGEFTEFIIRLPRSLRIEQ; encoded by the coding sequence ATGGAAAACGTCCTTACCGAATACAGTCTGGGCGAGCGCGTGCACCAGAGCGGGCGGACGATCGTGTATCGCGCGGTTCGCTTATCGGACAAGGCCGCATGTATCCTGAAGATTCCTCAAAACGAGCATCCGCCGCCTTGGGAGCTCGAAAGGCTCGAACGTGAGTACGAAACGCTCGCATCACTGCACATCGACGGAGTGATTCGGCCTTACGCGCTTGCTCGTTTTAGGAGTCGCCTCGCGCTCGTGATGGAAGATTTCGGTGGGGTTTCACTGAAACAGCTCTATGCGGCGCAACGACCGACGATCGAGGAAGTGCTCGACATTGGGAGCCGTGTTGCCCGCACGCTCGGGCAGGTGCATCAGCAGCGAGTGATCCACAAGGACATCAATCCGGCGAATATCGTACGAAATCCCCGGACGGGACAGGTCAAAATCATTGATTTCGGCATTGCACGTACGCCATTGCGTGACGCGACATTGTCACGCAGATCGGGGGTATTCGAGGGGACGCTTTTGTATATGTCGCCCGAGCAAACGGGGCGCATGAATCAAGCGCTCGATTATCGAGGCGACCTTTATTCGCTGGGCGTCACGCTGTACGAATTGCTCGCCGGGAGCACGCCATTCCGCTTCGACGATACTCTTGCGCTCATGCACGCGCACATCGCACTCGAACCGATGCCGCTGCACGAACGTCGTCCGGACGTACCGAAAGCGCTGTCGGACGTCATCCACAAGCTGCTCGCGAAGACGCCGGACAAACGTCACCAATCGGGGCGCGGAGTTGCGCTCGATTTGGAGGCCATTCGCGCCGAGCTCGGGGGAGCCGGGACGTTCGAAGGGTTTTTTGCTGGAAAACACGATATTTCGAGTCAATTTCAATTGCCGCAAAAACTCTATGGTCGGGAGGCGGCCGCAACTCAGCTCAGAACGGTTTTCGAGCGAGTCGCAGCCGGCACGACAGAAATCGTGCTCATTTCTGGATATTCTGGCATAGGAAAGACGTCGCTCGTCAGCGAGACGTGTGCACCCCTGGTCTCCGCGCGCGGCTACTTTGCGACAGGTCGGTTCGAACAATTGCGTCGCAACATTCCCTATGCGTCGTTGATTGATGCGTTTCAGGAAATCATTCGTCAGATTTTGGCAGAAAATCAGAACGAGCTCGACCGCTGGCGCGACAAACTCACTGCTGCTCTCGGGAACAATGCCCCCGTCATTGCCGAGCTCATTCCGAATCTAGAGTTGGTCGTGGGCAAGCAGCCACCCGCCGTGACGCTTGCACCCACCGAAGCTTTGAACCGGTTCCATTTTGCGTTTCAAAACTTCGTGCGAGCCTTTGCGGCGCGAGAGCATCCGTTGGTTCTGTATCTCGATGACCTCCAATGGGCGGACCTCGCATCGCTCAATCTCATGCAAAAGCTGCTCGCCAATCCTGAAGTGCGGCATTTGTGCGTCATTGGTGCGTATCGCGACAACGAAATATCGACCGCGCATCCGCTCATGGATATGCTCGAAGCAGTGCGATCCACTGGAACGCCGCTGACGTCGATCTCGCTCACACCACTATCGGTCCCCCACATCGTGCAATTGATCGACGATGCTCTGCATTGCGGTACGGAGCGAGCCGCGCCGCTCGCAACGCTGTTATTTCAAAAGACCGAGGGCAATCCATTTTTCCTGGGACAACTCTTGTCGACGCTCGTGAACGACAGGCTCATCGAATTCGATGCGGATTCGGGCGCTTATCGTTGGGAGGTCGAAAACATTCGAGCCTTTGGCCTCACGCGCGACATCGTGGAGCTCATGGTGGGCAAAATTCAGAAACTTGCCCCGCGGGCCCAAAAGGCCCTCGAGCTCGCAGCGTGCATTGGCAATCGCTTCGACATTCGACCGCTATCGGTCATTTTGCGTTGCCCGCCAACGGAAGCAGCCACCGCTTTGCAGCAAGCCATCGACGAAGGGCTCTTGGTTCCGTTCGATCGAACGCTCTCGCCCCTGACCCAAACGACCGACGATCTCGCTGATACGTTCACGGGCAGCGCGTTTCGCTTTTTGCACGATCGGGTTCGGCACGCCGCATATTCGCTCTTGCCCGAAAAGGACCGGGCGGACGTACACCTCGAGCTTGCCAGGTTTTTCTTGTCGAGCTCTCCCGAACCGACGCTCGACGAGCATATTTTCGATATCGTGAACCAATACATGCTCGGCATCGGTGGCATATCATCACGCGAGGAACGTTATCGAGTCGCGCGGCTCGCGCTCCGGGCGTCGCGTAAGGCCAAGTCGGCCGCCGCGTTCGAACCAGCGCTCCGCTATTCGATGACGAGCGTGCAGATATTGCCAGAGAATGCTTTCGACAAGGACCATTCGCTGGCCATCGAAATCTACACGGATGGTGCCGAGACCGAATACTTGAATGCGCACATGGAGGCAGCTCAGCAGCTCGCCGATGTGGCCATGACGCATTCGCGCACGACGCTCGAAAAAGTGAACGTGCTCGAAATGCGAATGTTGTTCAATCTTTCGCGCAACAAATTCGAGGACGTCATTCGAGATGGTCTCGACGCACTCGAGCTGCTCGGCGTTCAATTGCCCGGAAGCCCGACGCGGGAAGATTTCGACGCAGCGCTCGAACGCAATCGTGCGGTGCTTGGCAACCGACCCGTCGCGGATCTTGCACTTCTGCCCGAAACGAAGGCGGAATCGGATTTGGCGATCCAGCGCATCCTCGTCTTGCTGGCCGCTCCGGCGAAGACCGCGAATCCAATTCTCTTTCTATTGGTCGCTTGCGAGCACCTGCATCAATGCGTCCTTCGCGGTAACTCGCGCTTTGCGCCGATTGCATACGCCACGTACGGAGTGCTTCATGCAGGCGTTCTTGCCGACGCCAATGCCGCTCTTGCATGGGGTGAGCTCGCCGCCACGGTGCTCGAACGACTCAATGCACGGCAATCGAAATCGAACGTGTATCTGCTCTTGGCGGTGCTCATCAAGCCGTGGAAGGTACATGTACGTGATACGCTGCTGCTGCTTCGCGAGGGGCTCGCGGCGGGCATCGATACGGCGGAATTGCAGTTTGCCGGGCACTGTGCATCCAATTCCTGCACGTCTCCGCTCATTGCCTCGCTGCCACTCGACGATGTCCTCAAGAAACAAACGCAGCACGTCGAATTTCTGACACGCCTCAAGCACGACATGTTGCGGCTCTTCGCCAGCATTCCGCAGCAAACGGTACTGAATCTATCGGTTTCGTACGACGACCCCTCGAAGCTTTCAGGCAGCGCATTCGACGAAGACATCTCGACGCCCGCGCTGGTTCAAGCGAAGAACTTCTCGTCCCTGTGCGTGCTCTACACGTGCAAATCGATGCTCGCGTACATGTTCGGGCAGTATGCGCAGGCGGTGACATTCGCCGAACAAGCGGAGGCAAATCGGCACGGGTTGATGGGCCACCCGATGTTGATTCTCCAAAATGAATTCCAATCGCTTTCGCTCCTCGCGCATGCTCGAAATCTGCCAGAAGCCGAACGCGCAGCGGCGCTTTCAAAAGTGGCGCGAAATCAGGCCGAAATGGCAGGATGGGCGCGTAATGCGCCAATGAATTTCTTGCACAAATGGCAGCTCGTCGAAGCCGAAGGAGCTCGAACGGCGGGACGACCGGCGGAAGCCATGGAGCTTTACGAAAGTGCCATTCGAAACGCGGCACAAGCGAATTACCTTTACGACGAGGCCTTGGCTTGCGAACGAACTTCCGAAGCATGTCGATCGTGGGGGTGGACCCGAGCGAGTGAAGCGTATTTGGTCGATGCTCATTACGCGTATTTGCGCTGGGGCGCGACGGCAAAGGTGGCGTCGCTCGAACGCCAATACCCCGAAAAACTCGGCAGCAGGGCGCTTCTTCGCGACCTCGGAAAAACCGAAACGAGCAGCTCACAAACCCCTACGGGAACGAACGAAGTTCTCGAGCTGACATCGGTGATGAAAGCATCGCAAGCGATTTCGAGCGAAATCGTGCTCGATCGTTTGGTGCAATCCTTGCTCAAGATCATGCTGGAGAACGCGGGGGCACGCCGAGGGTTTTTCCTGCTCATGCGTGACGGGCGACTCGTCATCGAAGCAGAATGCGCGCCGGATCAGCCGGAAAAACTCATTGGGGGAATGACCCTGGCCGAAAACGAGTCTCGGATGTCGGCCGCGATCGTCAATTACGTCGCGCGTACGGGGGAAACCATCGTGCTGTCGAACGCCACGGTATCGGGGCATTTCACCAGAGACCCGTATGTCATGAACGTGGCCCCCAAGTCGATCTTGTGCGCGCCAATCGCCAATCAAGGGCAAATCACGGGCGTGATTTATCTCGAAAACAACCTCACCGAAGGTGCTTTCACAGCCGATCGATTGGAAGTTTTGCGACTGCTTTCAGGCCAAGCTGCTTTATCCATCCACAATGCAAAGCTATATGCAACCCTCGAGCAAAAAGTGGAGGAACGCACGCGCGAGCTGCGCGAGAAAAACGAAGAATTGCGCGCCACGCAAAAAGAATTGGTCACGAAAGAAAAACTCGCATCCCTCGGATCACTCACCGCTGGAATTGCTCACGAGCTGAAAAATCCGCTCAACTTCGTCAACAACTTCGCCGGACTCAGCGTACAGCTCGTCGACGAGCTGAGCGGCGAATTCGAACAGCAACGTGGAGTGATTGACGACGAAGCGCTCGAAACGATTACCGAAGCATTCGATCTTTTGAAGCAAAACGTCGAAAAAATCGAAAATCACGGCAAACGTGCCAATCGTATCATTTCCAGCATGCTCCAGCACTCGCGCAACACCGTGGGCGAGCGCGGTCCGACGGACATGAATGCAGTGGTCGCCGAAAACGTGGCTTATTCGGTTCAAGGCGCGCAAAACCGAGACCCGAGCTTCAAGTTGGACGTCATTACGAGCTACGATCCGAACGTGGGGCTCGTCGATGCCGTGGCCGGGGACGTTGGCCGCGTGGTGCTCAGCATCGTCGAAAACGCCTGTTATGCGGTGGCACAGAAAAAGCGAGCGCTCGGGAATGATTACCAACCCGAGCTACGAGTATCCACGACGGGCGAAGCCGATCACGTGGAGATCCGACTCAGGGACAATGGCACCGGCATTCGTCCCGACGCCGTGGACAAGATTTTCATGCCGTTTTTCACGACCAAGCCGCCGGGGGAAGGAACCGGGCTCGGTTTGTCGCTGAGCCACGACATCATCGTCGAGGGGCACCGCGGCAGCCTTTCATTGGACACTCGAACGGGCGAGTTCACTGAATTCATTATTCGTTTGCCCAGAAGCTTGAGGATCGAACAATGA
- a CDS encoding DUF4351 domain-containing protein, with amino-acid sequence MSAEIRAWFEDYKDKLRQEGRDEGRKEGRKEGRKEGERNALLRQLRIRFGEVPPSIIARIEAADTRLFEQWIERVIFAQTLADVFDDTN; translated from the coding sequence ATGAGTGCAGAGATCCGAGCGTGGTTCGAGGACTACAAAGACAAACTGCGACAAGAGGGGCGCGACGAAGGGCGCAAGGAAGGGCGCAAGGAAGGGCGCAAGGAAGGCGAACGCAACGCGCTGTTACGTCAGCTCCGCATTCGTTTCGGTGAGGTACCACCTTCGATCATCGCGCGCATCGAAGCTGCTGACACACGTCTGTTCGAGCAGTGGATCGAACGCGTGATCTTCGCACAAACGCTCGCAGACGTCTTCGACGACACCAACTAG
- the mce gene encoding methylmalonyl-CoA epimerase, translated as MFKIKGIDHVAVAVDNIDHALEKWRQVFGIEGTDREIVASQKTEVILLPVGSSNVELIEPKGNEGLAKFLEKRGPGLHHVAVEVEGIEAVLALLDSLNVPLIDKTPRVGARGHKVAFVHPRATGGVLVELVEPAHAPAAE; from the coding sequence ATGTTCAAAATCAAAGGAATCGATCACGTCGCCGTTGCCGTCGACAACATCGACCACGCGCTCGAAAAGTGGCGACAGGTCTTCGGCATCGAGGGCACGGATCGCGAAATCGTTGCTTCTCAAAAGACCGAAGTCATCCTCTTGCCGGTCGGATCGAGCAACGTCGAGCTGATCGAGCCGAAGGGCAATGAAGGACTCGCAAAGTTTTTGGAAAAACGCGGGCCTGGGTTGCATCACGTTGCGGTTGAAGTCGAAGGGATCGAGGCTGTGCTCGCCCTGCTCGACTCGCTCAACGTTCCCCTCATCGACAAGACGCCGCGCGTGGGGGCTCGTGGCCACAAGGTCGCGTTCGTTCACCCACGAGCGACCGGCGGAGTGCTCGTCGAGCTCGTGGAACCAGCGCACGCGCCCGCGGCCGAATGA
- the hutU gene encoding urocanate hydratase: protein MSTHSSGPRMVRAARGTTLSCKGWLQEAALRMLQNNLDPDVAERPEDLVVYGGTGKAARSWEAFDVIVRELQELEDDQTLLVQSGKAVGRVRTHPDAPRVLIANSNLVGRFATWDDFRRLEQLGLIMYGQMTAGSWIYIGTQGILQGTYETFVAARNAHATRTGRAGSRWVLTAGLGGMGGAQPLAATMAGMSCLAVEIDPTRIERRLATRYVDRRIDNLDEALAAIEASVEKGAPISIALCGNAADIFPELVRRGVVPDLVTEQTAAHDPLKGYIPQGLSLEQAAALRGKNAKEYVSRAKQSMRVEVEAMLEMAQCGAEVFDYGNNIRTCAMEAGCERAFDIPGFVPAYIRELFCQGKGPFRWVALSGDPADILETDRAVLEAVPNDPDLARWIRLAQERVAFQGLPSRICWLGLGDRAKVGVAFNELVRTGKVKAPIVIGRDHLDCGSVASPFRETEAMKDGSDAIADWAILNALANTAGGASWVSFHHGGGVGIGNSLHAGMVIVADGTDAAAKRLERVLTIDPTMGVIRHADAGYETAIRVAEEKGVHVPHRA, encoded by the coding sequence ATGTCGACGCATTCATCCGGTCCTCGCATGGTTCGTGCTGCTCGTGGGACGACTCTTTCGTGCAAAGGGTGGCTTCAAGAAGCAGCGCTGCGAATGCTTCAGAACAACCTCGATCCCGACGTTGCGGAACGCCCCGAAGATCTCGTCGTCTACGGTGGTACGGGAAAGGCCGCGCGTTCGTGGGAAGCGTTCGACGTCATCGTGCGTGAGCTGCAAGAGCTCGAGGACGACCAGACGTTGCTCGTGCAATCCGGCAAGGCGGTAGGTCGCGTGCGCACGCATCCGGATGCGCCGCGGGTATTGATTGCCAATTCGAATCTCGTGGGACGTTTTGCCACCTGGGACGACTTCCGCCGGCTCGAACAGCTCGGGCTCATCATGTATGGGCAGATGACGGCGGGTTCGTGGATTTACATCGGCACGCAAGGGATTTTGCAGGGCACGTACGAAACGTTTGTCGCGGCACGCAATGCTCACGCGACGCGCACGGGACGCGCGGGCTCGCGTTGGGTGCTGACGGCGGGACTTGGTGGCATGGGCGGTGCGCAACCGCTTGCGGCGACGATGGCGGGCATGTCGTGCTTGGCGGTCGAAATTGATCCGACGCGCATCGAGCGAAGGCTTGCGACGCGTTACGTCGATCGGCGTATCGACAATCTCGACGAAGCGCTTGCGGCCATCGAAGCGTCGGTTGAAAAGGGAGCACCGATATCGATTGCGCTTTGCGGGAATGCGGCGGACATTTTCCCCGAGCTCGTACGGCGGGGCGTCGTGCCGGACCTCGTGACCGAGCAGACGGCGGCGCACGATCCGCTCAAGGGTTACATTCCGCAGGGTTTGTCGCTGGAACAGGCGGCTGCGCTTCGCGGCAAAAATGCGAAAGAATATGTTTCACGTGCCAAACAATCGATGCGCGTCGAGGTCGAGGCGATGCTCGAAATGGCGCAATGCGGTGCCGAGGTATTCGATTACGGCAACAACATTCGCACGTGTGCAATGGAAGCCGGATGCGAGCGAGCTTTCGACATTCCAGGGTTCGTCCCAGCATATATTCGAGAATTGTTTTGCCAGGGTAAGGGCCCGTTCCGATGGGTCGCTCTATCGGGGGATCCGGCGGATATTTTGGAGACGGATCGAGCCGTTCTCGAAGCAGTTCCGAACGATCCGGACCTTGCGCGCTGGATTCGACTCGCCCAAGAGCGTGTGGCATTTCAAGGATTGCCCTCACGCATTTGTTGGCTCGGGTTGGGCGATCGGGCCAAGGTGGGCGTTGCCTTCAACGAGCTCGTGAGGACCGGCAAAGTCAAGGCGCCGATCGTCATTGGTCGCGATCACCTCGATTGTGGGTCCGTGGCATCGCCATTTCGCGAAACGGAAGCGATGAAGGATGGGTCGGATGCAATTGCGGACTGGGCCATATTGAATGCGCTTGCGAATACGGCGGGTGGCGCTTCGTGGGTGAGTTTTCACCATGGAGGTGGCGTGGGCATTGGCAATTCGCTGCACGCGGGCATGGTCATCGTCGCTGATGGAACGGATGCGGCGGCGAAGAGGCTCGAGCGAGTGCTCACGATCGACCCGACGATGGGCGTCATTCGGCATGCGGATGCGGGGTATGAAACGGCGATCCGCGTGGCCGAGGAGAAGGGCGTGCACGTGCCGCACAGGGCGTGA
- a CDS encoding MaoC family dehydratase gives MRMLHTIRYGRHYDDFVPGAVYEHPWEVTIDEGMLAFFAASFQDAIPTHASKRVATNLGFPDRPVHPLVLLNLGLSFSVHDVSEQAIAHLAYLSVRFPNACFPGDSVSARSRVIGMRPVSTGEKGVVHVRTEVRNQRGDIVCSFERKVLVRALRSVDPSSQAAPPVVAEYDVSNDELARAPAHLLRNLPSHPALGSFPTYWEDFSVGDVYAHEVGRTVSEAEHMQLSTLCRNSHPLHFDERYCQKHSFAKTRVVFGGLVLAWVLALTSRDTAGNAIWDFGLDDGAHPSGVLAGDTLYAASSVLAKEDRGPHAGLVTLRIVGLKNTPARVLLERGDDLFTPELGKSSGRVLEKAVEITRTLLVRKRAERA, from the coding sequence ATTCGCATGCTCCACACGATCCGTTACGGCCGACACTACGACGACTTCGTTCCCGGTGCCGTGTATGAACACCCCTGGGAAGTCACGATCGACGAAGGAATGCTCGCCTTCTTCGCCGCGTCCTTCCAAGACGCGATTCCCACCCACGCGAGCAAGCGTGTTGCGACGAACCTCGGTTTTCCGGACAGACCCGTCCACCCTCTCGTCCTGCTCAATCTGGGTTTGTCCTTCAGCGTGCATGACGTGAGCGAACAAGCCATCGCGCACCTCGCGTACCTCTCCGTCCGCTTTCCCAACGCTTGTTTTCCAGGGGATTCCGTCAGCGCTCGCTCGCGCGTCATTGGCATGCGCCCCGTCTCGACCGGCGAAAAAGGTGTCGTGCACGTTCGCACCGAAGTGCGCAACCAACGCGGCGACATCGTCTGTTCGTTTGAGCGCAAAGTACTTGTTCGTGCCCTGCGTTCCGTCGATCCTTCGAGCCAAGCAGCGCCACCCGTCGTCGCCGAGTACGACGTGTCCAATGACGAGCTTGCTCGCGCACCGGCGCACCTGCTCCGAAACTTGCCCTCACACCCAGCACTCGGATCCTTTCCGACGTACTGGGAAGACTTTTCCGTGGGAGACGTCTACGCGCACGAGGTTGGTCGAACCGTGAGCGAAGCCGAGCACATGCAGTTGTCGACACTCTGCCGCAACTCGCATCCCCTGCATTTCGACGAGCGATACTGCCAGAAACACTCGTTCGCCAAGACGCGCGTCGTCTTCGGAGGCCTGGTGCTCGCTTGGGTCTTGGCTCTGACGAGCCGCGATACGGCGGGCAATGCCATCTGGGATTTCGGCCTCGACGATGGCGCGCATCCGAGCGGTGTTCTTGCGGGCGATACGCTCTATGCCGCCAGCTCGGTGCTCGCGAAAGAAGATCGAGGGCCGCACGCGGGCCTCGTCACGCTGCGCATCGTGGGCCTGAAAAACACGCCCGCTCGCGTGCTGCTCGAACGCGGCGATGATCTGTTCACGCCGGAGCTTGGCAAGTCGTCGGGGCGTGTTCTCGAAAAGGCCGTGGAAATCACGCGCACGCTTCTCGTGCGCAAACGCGCAGAGCGCGCATGA